Proteins encoded in a region of the Mycolicibacterium duvalii genome:
- a CDS encoding acyl-[acyl-carrier-protein] thioesterase: protein MPVPDPHPDVFDIQWPLRVADVDREGRLKFDAATRHIQDIGTDQLREMGYEETHPLWIVRRTMIDMIEPIMFKDILRLRRWCSGTSNRWCEMRVRIEGRKGGLVESEAFWININRETQGPARISDDFIEGLRRTTDENRLRWKPYLKAGSRDDAEHIRDFPVRVSDIDIFDHMNNSVYWSVVEDYLLSQPELMRAPLRVTIEHDLPVALGDKLEIIRHVYPPGSTDKFGPELTDRTVTTLTYAVGEETKAVAAIFAL, encoded by the coding sequence ATGCCGGTGCCGGACCCGCACCCTGACGTCTTCGACATCCAGTGGCCGCTGCGGGTCGCCGACGTGGATCGCGAGGGCAGGCTGAAGTTCGACGCGGCCACCCGCCACATCCAGGACATCGGTACCGATCAGCTGCGCGAGATGGGCTACGAGGAGACCCACCCGCTGTGGATCGTGCGGCGCACCATGATCGACATGATCGAGCCGATCATGTTCAAGGACATCCTGCGGCTGCGGCGCTGGTGTTCGGGCACCTCGAACCGTTGGTGCGAGATGCGGGTGCGCATCGAGGGACGCAAAGGCGGCCTGGTCGAATCCGAGGCGTTCTGGATCAACATCAACCGCGAGACCCAGGGGCCCGCGCGCATCTCCGACGACTTCATCGAGGGCCTGCGCCGCACCACCGACGAGAACCGGTTGCGCTGGAAGCCCTACCTGAAGGCGGGCAGCAGAGACGACGCCGAACACATCCGCGATTTCCCGGTCCGGGTCAGCGACATCGACATCTTCGACCACATGAACAACTCCGTGTATTGGAGCGTGGTGGAGGATTACCTGCTCTCCCAGCCGGAGCTGATGCGCGCGCCGCTGCGGGTGACGATCGAACACGATCTGCCGGTTGCCCTCGGCGACAAGCTCGAGATCATCCGCCACGTCTACCCGCCCGGATCGACCGACAAATTCGGTCCGGAGCTGACCGACCGCACTGTTACAACGCTCACATATGCGGTCGGCGAGGAGACGAAAGCGGTCGCCGCCATCTTCGCTCTGTGA
- the ramB gene encoding acetate metabolism transcriptional regulator RamB: MAKTFVGARLRQLRSERGFSQAALAQMLEISPSYLNQIEHDVRPLTVPVLLRITEVFGVDATFFASQDDTRLIAELREVLLDRDLDVDADAAEVADMVGAHPALARAMVNLHRRYQLATTQLAAATEGRFDDGSGSGSGAITMPHEEVRDYFYQRQNYLHDLDTAAEELTSGMRIQRGELAGDLSDRLRFVHGVTIRRHDLGESVLHRFDPGSKTLHLSAQLAPGQTVFRMAAELAYLEYGDLIEKLTDDGKFTSDESRRLARMGLANYFAAATVLPYGQFHQVAEQFRYDIERLSAYYSASYETICHRLSTLQRPSMRGVPFSFVRVDRAGNMSKRQSATGFHFSSSGGTCPLWNVYETFANPGKILVQIAEMPDGRSYMWVARTVERRASRYGQPGKTFAIGLGCELRHAHRLVYSEGLVTSDSNVRATPIGAGCRVCERDNCPQRAFPALGRALDIDEHRSTVSPYLVRPA; the protein is encoded by the coding sequence GTGGCCAAGACGTTCGTCGGCGCGCGCCTGCGTCAGCTGCGCAGTGAACGCGGGTTCAGCCAGGCGGCGCTGGCCCAGATGCTCGAGATCTCGCCGAGCTACCTCAACCAGATCGAACACGACGTCCGGCCGTTGACCGTTCCGGTGCTGCTGCGCATCACCGAGGTGTTCGGCGTCGACGCGACGTTCTTCGCCTCCCAGGACGACACCCGGTTGATCGCCGAACTGCGCGAGGTGCTGCTCGACCGTGATCTGGACGTCGACGCCGACGCCGCCGAGGTCGCCGACATGGTGGGCGCCCACCCGGCGCTGGCCCGCGCGATGGTCAACCTGCACCGGCGCTACCAGCTGGCCACCACACAGCTCGCCGCGGCCACCGAGGGCCGCTTCGACGACGGAAGCGGTTCGGGCTCAGGGGCGATCACCATGCCGCATGAAGAGGTGCGCGACTACTTCTACCAACGGCAGAACTATCTGCACGACCTCGACACCGCCGCCGAGGAGCTGACCTCCGGGATGCGGATCCAGCGCGGCGAACTGGCCGGAGACCTCTCCGACCGGCTGCGGTTCGTGCACGGCGTGACGATCCGCCGCCACGACCTGGGCGAGAGTGTGCTGCACCGCTTCGACCCCGGATCCAAGACACTGCACCTGAGTGCCCAACTCGCACCCGGGCAGACGGTGTTCCGGATGGCCGCCGAACTCGCCTACCTGGAGTACGGCGACTTGATCGAAAAGCTCACCGACGACGGCAAGTTCACCAGTGACGAGTCCCGCCGGCTGGCGCGGATGGGCCTGGCCAACTACTTCGCCGCGGCGACGGTGCTGCCGTACGGGCAGTTCCATCAGGTCGCCGAACAGTTCCGCTACGACATCGAACGGCTCTCGGCGTACTACTCGGCCAGCTACGAGACCATCTGCCACCGGCTGTCCACGCTGCAGCGCCCCTCGATGCGCGGCGTTCCGTTCTCCTTCGTCCGCGTGGACCGCGCCGGCAACATGTCGAAACGCCAGTCCGCCACCGGCTTTCACTTCTCCTCCAGCGGCGGCACCTGCCCGCTGTGGAATGTCTACGAGACGTTCGCCAACCCGGGCAAGATCCTGGTGCAGATCGCCGAGATGCCCGACGGGCGCAGCTACATGTGGGTGGCGCGCACCGTGGAAAGGCGCGCATCGCGCTATGGTCAGCCGGGCAAGACGTTCGCGATCGGCCTCGGCTGTGAACTGCGGCACGCCCACCGGCTGGTCTACTCGGAAGGTTTGGTCACCAGTGACTCCAACGTTCGAGCCACCCCGATCGGCGCCGGCTGCCGCGTCTGCGAACGCGACAACTGCCCGCAGCGGGCGTTCCCCGCGCTGGGCCGCGCCCTCGACATCGACGAACACCGCTCGACGGTGTCGCCCTACCTCGTGAGGCCCGCATGA
- a CDS encoding carboxymuconolactone decarboxylase family protein yields the protein MTAPDPYPVRVAPGGFKELGPINWVAAKLGARGIRAPRFSLFNVLGRHRLLFWAWLPLSGYLLYAGKLPRRDAEIVILRVGHLRGCEYELQQHRRLARSRGLDADTQVRIFTGPDADGLSDRERTLITATDEFVVTRGVSGQTWQRLATHLSTTQLIEFCMLAAQYDGLAATITTLGVPLDFPD from the coding sequence ATGACTGCCCCAGACCCGTACCCCGTCCGCGTCGCGCCCGGCGGGTTCAAGGAACTCGGCCCGATCAACTGGGTCGCCGCCAAACTGGGCGCCCGCGGTATCCGCGCCCCGCGGTTCAGCCTGTTCAACGTGCTGGGCCGGCACCGCCTGCTGTTCTGGGCGTGGCTGCCGCTGTCGGGTTACCTGCTCTACGCCGGCAAGCTGCCCCGCCGCGACGCCGAGATCGTCATCCTGCGGGTCGGCCATCTGCGCGGGTGCGAGTACGAACTACAGCAGCATCGGCGCCTGGCGCGCAGCCGCGGCCTGGACGCCGACACCCAGGTGCGCATCTTCACCGGCCCGGACGCCGACGGCCTGTCCGACCGGGAGCGGACCCTCATCACCGCCACCGATGAATTCGTCGTCACCCGCGGGGTGTCCGGCCAGACCTGGCAGCGGCTGGCCACGCATCTGAGCACCACGCAGCTGATCGAATTCTGCATGCTGGCAGCGCAATACGACGGCCTGGCGGCCACCATCACCACGCTGGGCGTACCGCTGGACTTCCCGGACTGA
- a CDS encoding GGDEF domain-containing protein has product MSDGAVGGLLRQWWRQRDDYSWRIEFLRSRGLLPVLRYVIAGIGAVMGVLSVINAVQPPGVDSALLRAGWAVVAVGSLAWAARWALLPWPGVRASAALVVYVDVLMTLSTLLFGDPNLAMSGIPILLCAGGYVVFFHGPRLHLVHIAWCTASVVGIAVWLAATTPDYGLQVAVSRAVIALLVTVCILPALQFGFWLLQDSSMQSLTDPLTELTNRRGLGTAVKRLHEAARADADLSALLIDVDGFKNVNDSLGHAVGDEVLIRTARRIRSAVRGDAVVVRWGGEEFLVLDRISARKAGALAERICAAVSAPAEPAVSVSIGVATCAAGDRDQLDQVIKAADAAMYEAKERGGNCVVVSADGFSPGSPAVRPAW; this is encoded by the coding sequence GTGAGCGATGGCGCTGTGGGGGGCCTGCTGCGCCAGTGGTGGCGTCAGCGTGACGACTATTCGTGGCGCATCGAGTTCCTCCGAAGTCGCGGTCTGCTGCCGGTGCTGCGCTATGTGATCGCCGGCATCGGCGCCGTGATGGGTGTGTTGTCGGTGATCAACGCGGTGCAGCCGCCCGGTGTGGACAGCGCGCTGCTGCGGGCGGGCTGGGCGGTGGTGGCGGTGGGCTCGCTGGCCTGGGCGGCACGCTGGGCGCTGCTGCCGTGGCCGGGGGTGCGGGCATCGGCGGCGCTGGTGGTGTACGTCGACGTGCTCATGACGCTGTCGACCCTGCTCTTCGGGGACCCCAATCTCGCCATGTCCGGCATCCCGATCCTGCTGTGTGCCGGCGGCTACGTCGTCTTCTTCCACGGTCCACGCCTGCACCTCGTGCACATCGCCTGGTGCACGGCCAGCGTGGTCGGCATCGCCGTGTGGCTGGCGGCGACCACCCCGGACTACGGCCTGCAGGTCGCGGTGTCGCGGGCGGTGATCGCGTTGCTGGTCACCGTGTGCATCCTGCCGGCGCTGCAATTCGGTTTCTGGCTGCTGCAAGACAGTTCGATGCAGTCACTGACCGATCCGCTGACCGAACTGACCAACCGGCGTGGTCTGGGAACCGCGGTCAAGCGGCTGCACGAGGCCGCGCGCGCCGATGCCGACCTGTCTGCGCTGCTGATCGACGTCGACGGCTTCAAGAACGTCAACGACAGCCTCGGTCATGCGGTCGGGGACGAGGTGCTGATCCGCACGGCGCGGCGGATCCGGTCGGCCGTGCGCGGCGATGCCGTCGTGGTGCGCTGGGGCGGTGAGGAATTCCTGGTGCTCGACCGGATATCGGCGCGGAAGGCCGGCGCGCTCGCCGAGCGGATCTGCGCGGCGGTGTCGGCACCCGCCGAACCGGCGGTCAGCGTCAGCATCGGGGTGGCGACCTGCGCCGCGGGTGACCGCGACCAGCTCGACCAGGTGATCAAGGCGGCCGACGCGGCGATGTACGAGGCCAAGGAACGCGGCGGGAACTGCGTCGTGGTCTCCGCCGACGGGTTCAGTCCGGGAAGTCCAGCGGTACGCCCAGCGTGGTGA
- the lpdA gene encoding dihydrolipoyl dehydrogenase yields MTHYDVVVLGAGPGGYVAAIRAAQLGLKTAIIEPKYWGGVCLNVGCIPSKALLRNAELAHLFTKQAKTFGITGEAEFDYGAAFDRSRKVADGRVAGVHFLMKKNKITEINGYGKFTGANSIEVDLNEGGTESVEFDNAIIATGASTKLVPNTSLSENVVTYEEQIMERELPGSIIIAGAGAIGMEFAYVMKNYGVDVTIVEFLPRALPNEDAEVSKEIEKQYKKLGVKILTGTKVESIRDEGADGSVYVKVSKDGKSDELKADKVLQAIGFAPNVEGFGLDKAGVELTERKAIGIDDYMRTNVSHIYAIGDVTGKLQLAHVAEAMGVVAAETIAGAETLALGDYRMLPRATFCQPQVASFGLTEDQAKDEGYDVVVAKFPFTANGKAHGLGDSTGFVKLVADKKHLELLGGHLIGPDVSELLPELTLAQKWDLTAHELARNVHTHPTLSEAMQECFHGLVGHMINF; encoded by the coding sequence GTGACTCACTATGACGTCGTCGTCCTCGGAGCCGGCCCCGGCGGATACGTCGCAGCCATCCGCGCCGCCCAACTCGGGCTGAAGACCGCCATCATCGAACCCAAGTACTGGGGCGGTGTGTGTCTGAACGTCGGGTGCATCCCGTCGAAGGCCTTGCTGCGCAACGCGGAACTGGCCCACCTCTTCACCAAGCAGGCCAAGACCTTCGGCATCACCGGCGAGGCCGAGTTCGACTACGGCGCGGCGTTCGACCGCAGCCGCAAGGTCGCCGACGGCCGCGTTGCCGGCGTGCACTTCCTGATGAAGAAGAACAAGATCACCGAGATCAACGGCTACGGGAAGTTCACCGGCGCCAACAGCATCGAGGTCGATCTCAACGAGGGTGGGACCGAGTCCGTCGAGTTCGACAACGCGATCATCGCGACCGGGGCCAGCACCAAGCTGGTTCCGAACACGTCGCTGTCGGAGAACGTCGTCACCTACGAAGAGCAGATCATGGAGCGCGAACTGCCGGGCTCGATCATCATCGCGGGCGCCGGAGCGATCGGCATGGAGTTCGCGTACGTGATGAAGAACTACGGCGTCGACGTGACCATCGTCGAGTTCCTGCCCCGCGCGCTGCCCAACGAGGACGCTGAGGTCTCCAAGGAGATCGAGAAGCAGTACAAGAAGCTCGGCGTGAAGATCCTGACCGGCACCAAGGTCGAGTCGATCCGTGACGAAGGGGCCGATGGGTCCGTTTATGTGAAGGTCAGCAAGGACGGCAAGAGCGACGAGCTCAAGGCTGACAAGGTGCTGCAGGCCATCGGCTTCGCGCCCAACGTCGAGGGCTTCGGCTTGGACAAGGCCGGCGTGGAGCTGACCGAGCGCAAGGCCATCGGCATCGACGACTACATGCGCACCAACGTCAGCCACATCTACGCGATCGGCGACGTCACCGGCAAGCTGCAGCTGGCCCACGTCGCCGAGGCGATGGGCGTGGTGGCCGCCGAGACCATCGCCGGTGCCGAGACCCTGGCGCTGGGCGACTACCGGATGTTGCCGCGCGCCACGTTCTGTCAGCCGCAGGTGGCCAGCTTCGGGCTGACCGAGGACCAGGCCAAGGACGAGGGTTACGACGTCGTCGTCGCCAAGTTCCCGTTCACCGCGAACGGCAAGGCGCACGGTCTGGGAGACTCCACGGGCTTCGTCAAGCTGGTGGCCGACAAGAAGCATCTCGAGCTGCTCGGCGGGCACCTGATCGGGCCGGACGTCTCCGAGCTGCTGCCCGAGCTGACGCTGGCGCAGAAGTGGGATCTGACCGCCCACGAGCTGGCCCGCAACGTGCACACCCACCCGACCTTGTCGGAGGCGATGCAGGAATGCTTCCACGGCCTGGTCGGCCACATGATCAACTTCTAG
- a CDS encoding ABC transporter ATP-binding protein, with the protein MTGIRAAGVSVTLAGRTVLDGVDLVAPAGAVTGVTGASGSGKTTLLRVLAGLRAPDAGEVRYDGGPVPPSGSIALLAQHPRQVCNPRWTLAQIIAEPAAIRGASSASAARQTLDEVALRVGLEPELLDRYPGQVSDGQLQRACLGRAMLAQARFVLCDEPTAMLDPIATGSVVSVLRDFAAAGAAVVLVSHDPGLVETLADEVLALPRPLGLRT; encoded by the coding sequence GTGACCGGGATCCGCGCCGCCGGCGTCTCGGTCACCCTGGCCGGCCGGACGGTGCTCGACGGCGTCGACCTGGTCGCCCCGGCCGGTGCCGTCACCGGCGTGACGGGGGCGTCGGGCAGCGGAAAGACCACGCTGTTGCGGGTGCTGGCCGGCCTGCGCGCACCCGACGCCGGCGAAGTCCGTTACGACGGCGGCCCGGTGCCCCCATCCGGCTCGATCGCGCTGCTCGCCCAGCATCCGCGCCAGGTGTGCAACCCGCGCTGGACGCTGGCGCAGATCATCGCCGAACCCGCCGCGATCCGCGGTGCATCGTCGGCCTCGGCGGCCCGGCAGACCCTGGACGAGGTCGCGTTGCGGGTCGGCCTGGAACCGGAGTTGCTGGACCGATATCCCGGCCAGGTCAGCGACGGCCAATTGCAGCGCGCCTGCCTGGGCCGGGCGATGCTCGCCCAGGCGCGTTTCGTGCTGTGCGACGAACCGACGGCGATGCTGGACCCGATCGCCACCGGCTCCGTCGTCTCGGTGCTGAGAGACTTCGCCGCCGCCGGCGCGGCCGTCGTGCTGGTCAGCCACGACCCCGGGTTGGTCGAGACCCTCGCCGATGAGGTGCTGGCCTTGCCGCGACCACTAGGGTTGAGGACGTGA
- a CDS encoding ATP-binding cassette domain-containing protein — protein MTFSAALTGLTVDIDLRRGRRCAAVPVLDQVNLEVNAGRVTALIGESGCGKSLVAAALSGLMPPGSRVRGQVRIGDRELRAGDEAGWRALRGRHIGVVPQSAATSLTPVRTVGSQLAEICSRLGADRTPEQLCAAVALPASVVGRYPHELSGGMAQRVAIAAALAGRPALLIADEPTSALDPDNAALVWRLLGEAAADGAAVLVITHDLPSLLRAAVCDEVAVMARGTVLSHEPLEDTLSSADPYLRALLGTVPV, from the coding sequence GTGACCTTCTCCGCGGCCCTGACCGGACTGACCGTCGACATCGACTTGCGGCGGGGCCGGCGCTGCGCTGCCGTGCCGGTCCTCGACCAGGTGAACCTCGAGGTCAACGCCGGTCGGGTCACCGCGCTGATCGGCGAATCAGGGTGCGGCAAATCGCTTGTCGCCGCGGCGCTTTCCGGCCTGATGCCGCCGGGGTCGCGGGTCCGGGGTCAGGTGCGCATCGGCGACCGCGAACTGCGCGCCGGCGACGAAGCGGGCTGGCGGGCGCTGCGGGGCCGGCACATCGGCGTCGTCCCCCAGTCGGCCGCGACATCGCTCACCCCGGTGCGGACCGTCGGATCCCAGTTGGCCGAGATCTGCTCGCGGCTCGGCGCCGATCGCACGCCCGAGCAGTTGTGCGCCGCCGTCGCACTCCCTGCCTCCGTGGTGGGGCGCTACCCGCATGAACTGTCCGGCGGGATGGCGCAGCGCGTCGCGATCGCCGCCGCGCTGGCCGGACGTCCCGCCCTGCTGATCGCCGACGAACCGACCTCGGCGCTGGATCCCGACAACGCCGCGCTGGTGTGGCGGCTGCTCGGCGAGGCGGCCGCCGACGGGGCTGCCGTGCTGGTGATCACCCACGATCTGCCGTCGCTGCTGCGCGCCGCGGTGTGCGATGAGGTCGCGGTGATGGCACGCGGCACGGTGCTGTCGCACGAACCGCTCGAGGACACGTTGAGCAGCGCCGACCCCTATCTGCGGGCGCTGCTCGGCACGGTGCCGGTGTGA
- a CDS encoding ABC transporter permease, with translation MSTPTLQRVRSGLTWPWIVLGVIAVAAVGIPWVAGEQVADFSAALAPPSTEHPAGTDHSGYDLLTRTAEGLQMSLLIAVVCAIAATVLGVVIGVAAALVGGWPDAVVMRLVDGVNALPHLVVGIVIAAMWRGAPLAIIASIALTHWPAVARVVRAELLAVAEAGWVETARLAGASRWFVARHHLLPAVTAQALVAMVVLLPHAVWHESTLSFLGVGLSPDRASLGTLLSEARGDVLTGAWWTLAVPAAALVATALAFAMAGATLRSRNRPPTGAVW, from the coding sequence ATGAGTACCCCCACCCTGCAGCGCGTCCGGTCCGGTCTGACCTGGCCGTGGATCGTGCTGGGCGTCATCGCGGTTGCCGCGGTGGGGATTCCGTGGGTCGCCGGCGAGCAGGTGGCCGACTTCTCGGCTGCGCTGGCACCGCCGAGCACCGAACATCCTGCCGGGACCGATCATTCGGGATATGACCTGTTGACCCGCACCGCCGAGGGTCTGCAGATGTCGCTGCTGATCGCGGTGGTCTGCGCGATCGCCGCCACCGTGCTGGGGGTGGTGATCGGGGTGGCCGCGGCGCTGGTCGGCGGCTGGCCGGACGCGGTGGTGATGCGTCTGGTCGATGGTGTCAACGCGCTGCCGCATCTGGTGGTGGGCATCGTCATCGCCGCGATGTGGCGCGGTGCGCCGCTGGCGATCATCGCCTCGATCGCGCTGACCCACTGGCCCGCGGTGGCCCGGGTGGTGCGCGCCGAGCTGCTCGCGGTCGCCGAGGCGGGCTGGGTCGAGACCGCGCGCTTGGCCGGCGCCTCGCGGTGGTTCGTGGCCCGCCACCACCTGCTGCCGGCGGTGACGGCCCAGGCGCTGGTCGCCATGGTGGTGCTGCTGCCGCATGCGGTGTGGCACGAGTCGACGCTGTCGTTCCTCGGTGTCGGGCTCTCACCGGACCGCGCCAGCCTCGGCACCCTGCTCAGCGAGGCCCGCGGCGACGTCCTCACCGGCGCGTGGTGGACCCTCGCAGTCCCCGCGGCGGCACTCGTGGCGACCGCTCTGGCATTCGCGATGGCGGGCGCCACGCTGCGCAGCCGCAACCGACCACCGACGGGAGCAGTGTGGTGA
- a CDS encoding ABC transporter permease, whose translation MDTLTPTAVIEHAPAGRGARPLRAAGRLLAVRTAIAVPLTVALSAAIFAVASLSPFDPLAAYLGSNYQFATPAQRDAMRAAYGTDQSWYAAWWQWLGGLARGDLGWSSTQSQPVSTVLAERLPFTLALSGAALLTATVLAIVLGCLAGMRRGGVLDRALTGLSVAFAAVPPFVVSLALVVVVAVGLRWLPASGAAAPGADYTVAGVLRYGILPWLALTVSMIPWLLLTTRAAVVASIDSDAVRGARARGVHGWALLRGHIAPVSVLPTLALLGTRLPELIAGAAIVETVFGWPGMAAVLVDSAAALDFPLLAALTVAAAAAVLAGSALSDAAAVAIDPRIRMAG comes from the coding sequence ATGGACACGCTGACGCCGACCGCGGTCATCGAGCACGCCCCCGCGGGGCGGGGAGCCCGGCCGCTGCGCGCCGCCGGGCGACTGCTGGCTGTGCGGACCGCGATCGCCGTACCGCTGACGGTGGCCCTGTCGGCGGCGATCTTCGCGGTGGCCTCCCTGTCGCCGTTCGACCCGCTGGCCGCGTATCTGGGCAGCAACTACCAGTTCGCCACACCGGCGCAGCGCGACGCCATGCGCGCGGCCTACGGCACCGACCAGTCCTGGTACGCGGCGTGGTGGCAGTGGCTCGGTGGACTGGCCCGTGGCGACCTCGGCTGGTCGTCGACCCAGTCGCAGCCGGTCAGCACCGTGCTGGCCGAACGGCTGCCCTTCACCCTCGCGCTGTCCGGGGCGGCACTGCTGACCGCGACGGTGCTGGCGATCGTGCTGGGCTGTCTGGCCGGCATGCGCCGCGGTGGTGTGCTCGACCGGGCGCTGACGGGACTGTCGGTGGCGTTCGCGGCGGTCCCGCCGTTCGTGGTGTCGCTGGCTCTGGTGGTCGTCGTCGCCGTGGGGCTGCGCTGGCTGCCGGCATCGGGAGCCGCGGCGCCGGGGGCCGACTACACCGTGGCAGGAGTGCTGCGCTACGGGATTCTGCCGTGGCTCGCGTTGACGGTGTCGATGATCCCGTGGCTGCTGTTGACCACGCGCGCGGCGGTGGTGGCGAGCATCGACTCCGACGCCGTGCGCGGGGCCCGAGCGCGCGGCGTGCACGGCTGGGCGTTGCTGCGCGGCCACATCGCGCCGGTCTCGGTGCTCCCGACGCTCGCGCTGCTGGGCACCCGGCTGCCGGAGCTGATCGCCGGTGCGGCGATCGTCGAGACCGTCTTCGGCTGGCCCGGCATGGCCGCGGTGTTGGTCGATTCCGCTGCCGCACTGGACTTTCCGCTGCTGGCCGCGCTGACGGTCGCGGCTGCGGCCGCGGTGCTGGCCGGCTCGGCGCTGTCCGACGCCGCCGCGGTGGCCATCGACCCCCGGATCCGGATGGCCGGATGA
- a CDS encoding ABC transporter substrate-binding protein produces MNLRGPRGTVLMLMASLALLAGCATPAGDPESDQIVLAESYELGGYNPVNGYSESGVSPIYDGLYRPSATTDSVVPDLTPALAAREPEPAGPNRWRIPLRTGVVFSDGSSFDSADVVATYAAVADPRVASEISTSVSPIVSLTADGPEAVTVELTTAADPRPYLLIGILPSERVEDAPAADWAVNTAPVGTGPYRLESLRPDQAVMVARDDYWGEPAQVNRLVYTYTPDDNARAQSMVSGAVDGTTLPPRLIDSVRSDEVQTVGVQSADWRGVALPAGNPFTADPAARLAMNLGVDREAIVGDVLRGYGRPASTPVAEAYGDAYNPDARFAFDLDRAKAVLDEAGWRADAGQVREKDGARASFELLYNASDTLRRDLAVAYAAAMKPLGIEVRPRGSSWDEIDTRFGDSAVLLGGGATPYSIDSQVYDTLHTRVANSSPYSNPGNFTAPGLDELLERAVRSAPGPGKDQLYRDIQAGYAGEPSHVFLVFLDHTYSYRDRGWTQTPPIMEPHSHGVSWGPWWNVAAWTR; encoded by the coding sequence ATGAATTTGCGGGGACCGCGCGGCACGGTGCTGATGCTGATGGCGAGCCTCGCGCTGCTGGCGGGCTGTGCCACGCCCGCCGGCGATCCGGAGTCTGACCAGATCGTGCTCGCCGAGAGCTATGAGCTCGGCGGCTACAACCCCGTGAACGGGTACTCCGAGTCCGGGGTCTCACCGATCTACGACGGTCTCTACCGCCCCAGCGCGACCACCGACAGCGTCGTCCCCGACCTGACTCCGGCGCTGGCCGCCCGGGAACCCGAGCCGGCCGGCCCGAACCGCTGGCGTATCCCGCTGCGCACCGGCGTGGTGTTCTCCGACGGGAGCTCGTTCGATTCGGCCGACGTGGTCGCCACCTACGCCGCCGTCGCTGATCCGCGGGTCGCCTCGGAGATCTCCACATCGGTGTCGCCGATCGTGTCGCTGACCGCCGATGGTCCAGAGGCCGTCACGGTGGAGTTGACCACCGCGGCCGACCCGCGGCCCTACCTGCTGATCGGGATCCTCCCCTCCGAGCGGGTGGAGGACGCGCCCGCGGCCGACTGGGCGGTCAACACCGCGCCGGTGGGCACCGGCCCGTACCGATTGGAAAGCCTGCGACCCGATCAGGCCGTCATGGTGGCGCGCGACGACTACTGGGGTGAGCCCGCCCAGGTGAACCGACTGGTTTATACCTACACTCCCGACGACAACGCCCGAGCCCAGAGCATGGTCTCCGGCGCCGTCGACGGCACCACCCTGCCGCCGCGGCTGATCGACTCGGTCCGCAGCGACGAGGTGCAGACCGTCGGCGTGCAATCCGCCGACTGGCGCGGTGTCGCGCTCCCGGCCGGCAACCCGTTCACCGCCGACCCGGCGGCCCGGCTCGCAATGAATCTCGGAGTCGACCGCGAGGCCATCGTGGGCGACGTCCTTCGCGGCTACGGCCGCCCCGCCAGCACCCCGGTGGCCGAGGCGTACGGCGATGCGTACAACCCCGATGCCCGCTTCGCTTTCGACCTCGATCGCGCCAAAGCCGTTCTCGACGAGGCCGGCTGGCGCGCCGATGCCGGACAGGTCCGCGAAAAGGACGGCGCACGAGCATCATTCGAGCTGCTGTACAACGCGTCGGACACCCTGCGCCGCGATCTGGCCGTGGCGTACGCCGCGGCGATGAAACCGCTCGGCATCGAGGTGCGGCCGCGCGGCAGCAGCTGGGACGAGATCGACACCCGGTTCGGCGACTCGGCGGTGCTGCTCGGCGGCGGCGCCACGCCCTACAGCATCGATTCGCAGGTCTACGACACGCTGCACACCCGGGTCGCGAACTCCTCGCCGTACTCCAACCCCGGGAACTTCACCGCCCCCGGGCTGGACGAACTGCTCGAGCGCGCGGTCCGGTCGGCGCCCGGACCGGGCAAGGACCAGCTCTACCGCGACATCCAGGCCGGCTACGCCGGCGAACCGTCGCACGTGTTCCTGGTGTTCCTCGACCACACCTACAGCTACCGCGACCGGGGCTGGACGCAGACGCCGCCGATCATGGAGCCGCATTCGCACGGGGTGTCGTGGGGGCCGTGGTGGAACGTGGCGGCATGGACACGCTGA